A single genomic interval of Chlorogloeopsis sp. ULAP01 harbors:
- a CDS encoding response regulator transcription factor: MMNNSGASNHSQLKYLHLSEPEVSSQPIRVLIVDDEQSIIDLIELGLRYEGFEVRSVQSGYAGIEMVNAWSPQLVILDGNLPDLDGFSVCHCIRQHNDVLIIMLTVRDELTDKIRGLELGADDYLTKPFHFSELLARIRAALRRHLAPTSNILTVGTITLNADTREVWRAGIPVELTRKEFNLLHLLMLHPDRVLERQTILDRVWGYDYYGDTTVIEVYISNLRNKLDREPPGLIRTVRGIGYMLKVPSTSNSSTVAIHSDNQTSL; this comes from the coding sequence ATGATGAATAACTCAGGTGCATCAAATCATTCACAACTAAAGTATTTACATTTATCAGAACCAGAAGTAAGCAGTCAACCGATTCGAGTATTAATTGTAGACGATGAACAGTCAATTATTGACTTGATTGAGCTAGGTTTGCGCTACGAAGGATTTGAAGTGCGATCAGTACAGAGTGGTTATGCTGGCATTGAGATGGTTAACGCCTGGTCTCCACAGCTTGTAATTTTAGATGGAAATTTGCCCGATTTAGATGGTTTTAGTGTCTGTCACTGTATCCGCCAGCATAATGACGTACTAATTATTATGCTCACAGTACGCGACGAGTTGACGGATAAAATTAGGGGTTTAGAACTTGGTGCTGATGATTATCTTACCAAACCCTTTCATTTTTCCGAATTACTCGCTCGGATTCGTGCCGCTTTGCGACGACATCTAGCTCCAACAAGCAACATATTAACTGTGGGAACGATCACACTGAATGCTGATACGCGAGAAGTCTGGCGTGCGGGTATACCTGTGGAACTGACTCGAAAAGAGTTTAACCTACTGCACCTACTCATGCTGCATCCTGATCGCGTGTTAGAGCGTCAAACGATTCTTGATCGCGTCTGGGGCTATGACTATTACGGTGACACGACGGTAATCGAAGTTTACATTAGCAATTTACGGAACAAGCTAGATCGAGAGCCACCTGGTTTAATTCGAACTGTACGTGGTATCGGCTATATGTTAAAAGTCCCGTCTACAAGTAATTCGAGTACAGTTGCTATTCATTCAGACAACCAAACCAGCTTATGA
- a CDS encoding HAMP domain-containing sensor histidine kinase, with translation MKLRWRLTLSTLALVAPLLLFLLTHDYYNLRNFLIERESIRLRAQAKPIIDAELLNQTVNDEKLRSLANQLAIDLTSIDTGALIVDRYGRVIGRHNSTIGEPAPPELPKDWYAPALAGKLEQNYIINDRHGHNILVALVPIPPRQAPRGVVVLSTSLESSYRLVRQHLLSTILSCLILLAIATVAIFFMVRTNLRPLESMTAVADRIAQGDLSQRSDLKPGTNEIGRLARSFDEMVERLQSALAVKTQSEDRLRQFLADVSHEIRTPLTVIGGYADLLLRGVATTPEENTRLLRTMRRELNRTERLVRDLLLLVRSDRSATFDLQAVELSELCTEVAAQFRLMMGQRVFQTTIAKKVVVRGDPDRLEQVLSNILDNAIRHTPEGTRIDLRLKVVGDMAWIEIADTGRGIPSDLLQHIFERFHSGQQRGTGLGLAIAKAIVEAHGGIIVAFNQPMGGACFRVELPLHSGNK, from the coding sequence ATGAAACTGCGCTGGCGCTTAACGCTAAGTACTCTGGCGTTGGTTGCTCCTTTGCTATTGTTCTTGCTGACTCATGACTACTACAACTTGCGTAACTTTTTGATTGAGCGCGAGAGTATCCGTCTGCGAGCACAGGCAAAGCCGATTATTGATGCAGAATTATTAAATCAGACAGTCAATGATGAAAAACTTCGATCACTTGCCAACCAACTTGCCATAGATCTCACCTCAATTGACACAGGAGCGTTAATTGTTGATCGCTACGGGCGAGTAATTGGTCGCCACAATAGTACAATTGGCGAACCAGCACCGCCTGAGTTACCTAAAGATTGGTACGCGCCAGCTTTAGCAGGCAAATTGGAGCAAAACTACATTATCAATGATAGACATGGTCACAATATCCTGGTGGCGCTTGTACCAATTCCTCCCCGCCAAGCACCGCGAGGTGTAGTGGTGCTAAGTACTTCGCTAGAGAGCAGCTACCGATTGGTACGCCAACACTTGCTTTCGACGATTTTATCTTGCCTGATTTTGTTGGCGATCGCGACTGTGGCAATCTTTTTCATGGTACGCACCAACCTGCGCCCACTGGAGTCCATGACTGCTGTTGCTGATCGGATTGCCCAGGGCGATTTGTCACAACGGAGCGACCTAAAACCAGGTACAAATGAAATTGGTCGGTTAGCTCGCTCGTTTGATGAGATGGTTGAGCGGCTGCAAAGCGCCCTAGCAGTCAAAACGCAATCGGAAGACAGATTACGTCAGTTTTTGGCGGATGTATCACACGAGATCCGCACACCACTGACAGTAATTGGCGGCTATGCCGATCTCCTGCTGCGAGGAGTAGCAACAACTCCTGAAGAAAACACGCGCTTGCTGCGGACGATGCGCCGCGAACTCAACCGTACCGAGCGGCTAGTCAGAGATCTATTATTACTGGTACGAAGTGATCGCTCGGCAACTTTTGATCTGCAAGCTGTCGAGCTATCGGAGTTATGTACTGAGGTTGCCGCCCAGTTTCGCCTGATGATGGGGCAGCGCGTTTTTCAGACGACTATTGCCAAGAAAGTCGTGGTGCGGGGCGATCCAGATCGGCTCGAACAAGTCTTGTCAAACATTTTGGATAATGCCATCCGCCATACTCCCGAAGGGACACGCATCGATCTGCGGCTCAAAGTCGTTGGAGATATGGCATGGATTGAAATTGCGGATACAGGACGGGGCATTCCGAGCGATCTCCTCCAACACATCTTTGAACGCTTTCATAGCGGGCAGCAGCGAGGCACGGGACTAGGTTTGGCAATTGCCAAAGCGATCGTGGAAGCCCACGGTGGTATAATTGTGGCGTTTAATCAGCCAATGGGCGGTGCGTGTTTCAGAGTTGAGCTACCGTTGCATTCGGGAAATAAATAA